The region GCCGTAGAGTTCGGCCGAGTCCAGCAGCCGGTAGCCGGCGTCGAGCGCCGTCGCGACCGAACTGATTCGGTCGACGTACTCGCCGTCGCGGTATCGCGAACAGCCGAACCCGATTGGTGGGAGACGAATGGCGGCGTTTCGGGCGCTCGCTCGAGCGGTTCCCTCGTTTCCGGGGCTGCTGTGTGGGCGAATCGGCGGTGCTGTTGGGGCGGTTTTCGTGACGCCACAGTCCGCGACGGCGACGGACTCCCCGGTTTCGGCCGCCGCCTCGATGGCGTTACAGATAGCCACGACGTGCCCTCCCCGGCGAGCACCAGCATCGGGCCGGTTACCCCGGCGAATCGCCTCGGCGAGTCGTTCCGGCCCCGAGAGGTAGTTCCGTGCTTGCGGTGGTGACGGGTGCGGTGCGGCGACGTAGGGGCGCCCTGACCCGCCGACCTGCACGGTGTCCCGTTCGGCAGCGAGCGCGCCGCTATCGGCGAGATAGAGCGAGCCGTCGTCGCCGTGGAGTTCGAGGCTGTTGAACTCCCGACTCCGGTGGGGGGCGTAGAAGCTGGCGGTCAGCCGAACCACGGGACCGTCGGCGAACGCGAGCGTCGTCTCGATGTGGGGCGCTCGGGCTGGTTTCTTCGCCTCCCGTTCGGGCCAGATATCGACCGCATCGGCGACCCGGACTCGCTCGACCGGCCCGAACCACGAGAGTAGGAGCGAGAGTGGGTAGACCGCCCCATCGTAGAGTGGCCCGACCTGGAGGAACGGGTCTGGGTCGTCGTGCCACTCCGTCACCCGGCCGACGTGTGCGTGGGCGTATCCCAGTTGGATCGGGCCGAGGCGACCGTCACCGATGAGCCCCGCAGCGTGGCGTTGAGCGTCACAGTACGGATTGATCGGCGCACAGCCGAGCGCGAGACCCCTGCGCGCGGCGGTCGCGAGCAGCTCCCGAGCCCGGTCGGCGTCGAGCGCGAGCGGCTTCTCGCTGAAGACGTGGCGGTCGGCCTGCAGGCAGCGAGCAGTCACGTCGGCGTGAGCGCCGTGGCTGGTCAGATTCACGACCAGTGGCGCGGATTCGGCCGCCAGCATCGCGGCCACGTCGGTGTAGGCGGTGGCATCGTTGGCGGTGGTGAGGGCCCCCGCCCGGTCAGCGTCGAGGTCACAGACCGCAGCCAGCGTGAGCGTGTGCTCGTCGAACTGCTGGGCGTACTTCTTCGCGACCGCCCCGGCGCCGACGAACACACAGTCCATGCGGTGATGTGTGAGTGCGGGAGCAAAAACGTGCAGGCACCGGAACTATCAGTGTTCAAACCAACAGTCGGCATGGCACGGGTCGCGGTGCTCCACAACACGCTCGATTTTCAGGGCGGCGCCGACGCGGTCTGCCTCCAGACCTGCGCGGCGCTGGCAGCCGACCACGCAGTCACGCTGTTCACCATCTCGGAGACCGACCCCGAGGCGCTCGCCACGCGGTTCGGCGTTTCGCTGGGCGAACTCACCGTCGTGACCCCGCGAGGGAACGGCCCGCTAGCGAAAACCCTCTCCGCCGCGGCGCCGTGGACTGGCCCACAGTTGGCGTTTCGGAGCGTCCTGCTCCGCCGCCTATTCGCCCGGCACGCCGATGGGTTCGACCTGGCCGTGAGCACGGCTAACGAACTCGCGCTGCCGCTGCCGTCGGTCCAATTTATCCACTATCCGCAGTTCCGGGAGCGGCGGCGCCGATGGCTCGGCGTCGATCCCGATGCGACGGGTGGCCCCAGCGAGTGGCTGAACGAATGCTGGTCTCGGCTCGCCGCCCCCGCTGCAGGCGAACCCGCCAACGAGAACACACTGCTGCTGGCGAACTCGGCGTGGACCGCCGACGTGGTCGACGATACCTACGGCGTCCGGCCGGCTGTCGTTCATCCACCGGTGGACCAAATTGATTGCAGCACGTCGTGGGCGGAGCGGGAGGACGGCATCGTCGCCGTGGGTCGGCTCGCCCCGGACAAGCGCGTGATGGAGGCGATTGCCGTGGTCGACGCGCTCCGGGAGCGTGGCTACGATAGCCACCTCCACGTCGTCGGCTCGGCGCCGCGTTCGTACCGACGCTACGCCGAGAAGGTGGCCGAGACGGCAGCGCGCCGAGAGTACGTCACGCTGGAACGCGACGCGAGTCGGTCACGGCTCGAAACGCTGCTCTGTTCGCACCGCTACGGGCTGAACATGAAGCCGCGGGAGCATTTCGGCATGGCCGTCGCGGAGTACGCTGCCGCAGGAATGGTCGCAATCGCCCCAGACAGCGGCGGCCAGCGCGAAATCGTCGATGCGAGTCACCGCTTCGACTCGCTCTCGGGAGCTGTGGACTGCCTCGCCGACGCCATCGACAGTGGTGAGCCGCCGACGGCGTCCCGGGACCGCTTCGCGAGCGAGCGGTTCCGGGCAGCGATGCGTGGGGCGGTCGCCCGGGCCATAGATTGAAGCCGTTTGTCGCTAACGGGTATATATGTCAACCGCTTCTGATACGACACTGCGAACCGAGTCGCTGACGACCCTGCACTGGGTCGGCGCCGTTCTGGCGGTCATCACGGGTGTGTTGCACCTCGTGCTGGGTGTGAGCTTCATCAGCGAGCCGCTGGGTTGGTCGTTCCTCGCTGCGGGGGTTGGCTTCCTCGGGGGCGTCGCTGCCCTGCTGGTAGACTACCGCCGGCGGTTGCTCTACCTGTTGGGGATTCCGTTCACCGCTGGACAGATCGTCACGTGGTACGTCGTGAATGCCCCCGACTTCTCGACGCTCGGCTACGTCGACAAGCTCGTACAGGTGCTGCTCATCGTCGTGCTCGTGGTACTCTACCGCCAAGCCGCAGCCTGAACGGGATTCTCAGGGCGGTTGCGTGAGCCGGCAACCGAATAGTTCACACGACGGTTCGAAGCCCCCAGTCGTCCTCAGTCGGGTCGAGCCGCGACGGCTCCGCGCCCCGTTCTTCGAGGATACCGGCGTGAAACAGCATCGCCTTGAGCTGGAACACCGTCGGGGCGTGGTAGACCTCCCCGTCGTGGAGCGTTTCGCGCACCAAATCGCCCTCGCTAGTGAGCACGCGGCTCCGGACTCGTTCGGTCCCGCGGACGAACAACTCGACAGCGAAGGTCGGGTGGAGCTCGTGGAGATACGCCACGAGTTCGACCAAAGTCGGCGCCCGATGCAGGTCCTCGTGCAGGTGCTGGATTTCCTCGACCAGTAGCGTCGTCGCCGGGTAGGTGAACACCACCCGGCGGGCCATCTGTCCCCAGCGCGGCGCGAGGTCGACGAACCGCTGTGGGCTCCCCGCCCAGTCCGCGAAGCGGTCGAGCGCGCGGTCGACCGAACCGTGTTCCTCGACGGCGAACCGGACGACCTCCCGACCGAGCGACGTGAGCCGCTCGGGTGTGCCGTCGAGCAGGCCAAGAAAGCGCGCACCGCGGCGAGCGTCGTCGACGGCGCCGACGACACGGTCCGCGACGACCGTCTCGGTTTCCTCAGCGTGATACTGCGCCAGCGCGTAGCCGAGGTAGTTCTTCGGGTGGTTCAGACCGAACGACTGGTTCGCGACGCCCTGCGTGCCGGCCTGAAACCGGATGGCGGTGGTCTCAGTCGTCGTGCGGTTGCCGACAACGCGGGGGCGCTCCAGCGCGCGGACGCCGCCGTCGTCCACGGCGAGCACGCCGACATTGAGTTCGCGGGCGAGCATGCGGTCCTGTGCGGTGATAGCGCCTGTGGGCGCTGCGAGGTAGGCAGCGTTAGCCTCACCCAGCCGGTCGTACGCCTGCACGACGCCGCGACCGGTGTCTACACTCCCTGCAGCGGTGTGGCCCTTCGCTTCGACGACGACCAGCGGCGGCTCGTCGCCCAGTCGGTCGACTGCCAGCAGGTCGTCGCCGACGGCGCCGACGCCGACGAGATCCGGATAACCACTCCCCACCCGGACGTGGTTGAACGGCGCGAGCGCAGCCCGCACACGCTCGGGGGTCTCGGTCCCGGCAAGCCAGTTGGCCGTCGAAAACTGCGTGTCTGCAACGACGTAGCCGTCCTCCTCGGGGAAGAGCCGTCGCTTGGTCCGTGCGAGCACCTCTGGCTCAGTGAGCGAGCCGGCCGCAGTCGACATACCCCCTGGGCGAGCCCCGACAAGAAGCTGTGCCAGGGCGCCGCTCTACTCCAGCACGCCCAGCAGTTCCGCCGTCGACGCCGCCATCACCTTCGTTGCCGTCACCAGCCGCTCGATTGGGACGTACTCGTCGGCGACGTGAGCCTGGTCGAGCGGCCCGGGGCCGTAGACGATGCACTCGTCGATGCCGGCGTCGTTGACCACGAATCGCTGGTCGTCTGAGCCCGGTGAGACGACGAAATCCGATTCTCCGAGCTGTCTGGTGATCTCCTCCGTGTACACCTGACTGACCCGGCAGTCCGCAGAAACGATGGCCGGCTCGGCGAACATTATCTCCTCGTACTCGAGCGTTGAGGCGGGGAACCGCTCCTCCGTCGCGGCCATCAGCTCCCGAATCTCTGTGCGAGCACCCTCCACTCCCTCCTCGGGCACCAACACGCGGTAGAACGTCGCCGTCGCGCGGTCGGGCACCACGTTCTCTGAGTAGCCGGCGTCCAGCATCGTCGTGGAGATGTCCGCCCGGCGGGAAGATTCGGGGGTGACTGGCTCGTCAGTGGTGCGGTCGTGGAGTTCCTCGCGGTACTCTTCAACCCGGCCCAAGAAATCCGTGAGCGCAGAGGCGGCGTTGACGCCGTCCTGGGCCATGCAGCCGTGGGCCTTCGCCCCGCTGGCGACGACGCGGAACTTCAGGACGCCGCGGTGGCCAAGACAGACCCGGGAGCCGTCGAAACACTCCGTGTAGACGCAGTAGTCCGTGTTCGACTGCGAGACGTGGCCCTCCGAGACGAGGTAGCCAAGGCCGGTGAAGCCGCCCGTCTCCTCGTCGACAGTCATGCTCTGGGAGAGCGAGCCCGTGGTAGTGGAGAAATCCACCCCCGCGGCCTCCAGTGCGTCACCCGCGAACAGACTGGCGACGATCCCAGACTTCATGTCGCTGGCGCCGCGGCCGTAGAGCTTCGCCTCGTTTCCCTCCCCTTCAACCGTTGCGTCGAACGGGTCGCGGGTCCAGTCCTCGCCGGCCGGAACAACGTCGAAATGGCCCGTGAAGTGGACGTGTGGGCCCGCTGCCGCCCCAGCGGCCTCTGGGTCTGCAGCGTCGCCGGGGACGCCCTGCGTCCCCGGCTGGCGAACGGGAGCGTCGCTCCCGTCAACGTCGACACCATCGAGGCTCCCTTTCCGCCCGATGACGTTCACGCGCTCGCGGTCGCTGCGGCTCGGGTAATGCTCCGCGACCACGGATTCCGGTACCTCGACGTACTCCACGTCGTAGCCCCGCTCATCCAGCGCAGCGCCGAGGAACTCCGCGCCCTCGCGGTAGTTCCGCCCCGGTGGATTCTCCGTGTCGATAGCGACGAACTCACTGAGGAACGCGACGATTTCGTCCCGCCTTGCCTCGACAGCCGCGTCGATTTCCTCCCGGGTGACCGAGGCCATCAGAGGTCACGCCCTCCGTCGACTTCCAGCGCCGTCCCAGTGACCATCGACGCCTCGTCGCTGGCGAGGAAGGCGGCGGCGCTAGCGATGTCGCCCGGTTCGGCCAGTCGTCCAAGTGGAATGGTGTCGGCCATTCCCTCGACAGAGAGGTCGCCTGCGGCGAACTCGGGCAGCATTGAGGTGTCCGTCGCAACCGGACAGATGGCGTTGACCCGGATGCCGTCCTCGGCGAGTTCGTAGGCCAACTGCTTCGTGAGTGTGATCATCCCGCCCTTCGAGGCGGCGTAGGCCGAGAGCCCCGTCCGGGGGCGGATGCCCGCGGTGGAGGCGGTGTTGAGGATGACGCCCTCCCCCTGTTCTTTCATCTGCGGGACGGCGTACTTCGCGCCGAGGAAGGCGCTCTTGAGGTTCACGTCCTGCACCTGGTCCCACGTCGCCTCTTCGACGTCCTCGACGGGCGTCGATTTCTGCGGGATGCCGGCGTTGTTGTGCAGGACGTCGATGGAGCCGTAGGTGTCGACCGTTTTCTCGACAAACCCTTGTACATCGTCGGCGTCTGACACGTCGGCAATGACCGAAATCGCCTCGCCTCCGTCGGCTTCGATACGGTCGACAGTTTCGGCGGCGGCCTCGCCATCGATATCGACGACGACCACGTTCGCGCCACGCTCGGCGAACAGTTCGGCGGTGGCCCGGCCCATTCCGCTCCCGGCCCCGGTGACGGCGACGGCGTCGTCTGTGAATGTCATGCAGAGAGATTCGGGGGAGAGAGAATCAAGCTTGTGGAGCCGGGGTTTCGCGCGTTCTCGGTGTGCCATACTTGGCCATTGGCTCGAATACAGTGATACAGTAATACACGATACTGTACGATATTCTTTTGTACATGCCACGCGGAGTACGACCCAAGCCCATGCCCATCACCAAACAGCGATTTGAGCAGCTCGGAGAATCCCAGGTGGCCCCCGAAACGAACGCGGAACGAATCGTCGAGTTCCTCACTCAACACGCAAAGCAGGCGTTCAGAATTACCGAAATCCACGAAGGAACCGGTGTCAAGAAAGGGAGTGTCGGCCCGACACTCAGTCGACTCAAAGAACGGGGAGTAGTGGAACACCGCGGGAACTACTGGGCGATTTCGGACAGCTACCTCACGTCGCAGGAAGCAGTCGCCCATACCAGTGAAACGGCCGCTGAGTACGATAACGGGAAGGAGTTTGATGTTGCATCGTGGGCAGCCGAAGCAGATGACGAGAACGCTGAACAGTACACTGAATGACGTTCTCGAGAGCGGATCTGGTTTTTGCGCCAGACCCATTCAAGGTTGGGACGAATCCACGACCGTGGCTCATTATGTCTGATGAGGAACTGCCGTTCCCAGGCGATTTGCTGTGTGCTGCGTGTACACGCTCCGACTACGCGATGAACTATGAAGTCACTGCGGACGTCTTCGAAAGCGGAACCAAGCCTGATCAGGCGACGTACTGCTCACCCTGGCTTCTCGCGACTCTCAAACCCGGCATACTCCAGTTCAAACAGGGGACCCTCACACCGGAGTT is a window of halophilic archaeon DL31 DNA encoding:
- a CDS encoding hypothetical protein (KEGG: hvo:HVO_A0135 hypothetical protein), producing MPITKQRFEQLGESQVAPETNAERIVEFLTQHAKQAFRITEIHEGTGVKKGSVGPTLSRLKERGVVEHRGNYWAISDSYLTSQEAVAHTSETAAEYDNGKEFDVASWAAEADDENAEQYTE
- a CDS encoding hypothetical protein (KEGG: hvo:HVO_A0136 hypothetical protein); protein product: MTFSRADLVFAPDPFKVGTNPRPWLIMSDEELPFPGDLLCAACTRSDYAMNYEVTADVFESGTKPDQATYCSPWLLATLKPGILQFKQGTLTPEFTNKIAREAIQYIDTGE
- a CDS encoding aldo/keto reductase (PFAM: Aldo/keto reductase; Oxidoreductase, N-terminal; Oxidoreductase, C-terminal~KEGG: hla:Hlac_0519 aldo/keto reductase), yielding MDCVFVGAGAVAKKYAQQFDEHTLTLAAVCDLDADRAGALTTANDATAYTDVAAMLAAESAPLVVNLTSHGAHADVTARCLQADRHVFSEKPLALDADRARELLATAARRGLALGCAPINPYCDAQRHAAGLIGDGRLGPIQLGYAHAHVGRVTEWHDDPDPFLQVGPLYDGAVYPLSLLLSWFGPVERVRVADAVDIWPEREAKKPARAPHIETTLAFADGPVVRLTASFYAPHRSREFNSLELHGDDGSLYLADSGALAAERDTVQVGGSGRPYVAAPHPSPPQARNYLSGPERLAEAIRRGNRPDAGARRGGHVVAICNAIEAAAETGESVAVADCGVTKTAPTAPPIRPHSSPGNEGTARASARNAAIRLPPIGFGCSRYRDGEYVDRISSVATALDAGYRLLDSAELYGNESRIGDLLGSPGAPGREGIFLVSKVWNTNHGHVTEACEGSLAELGVDTLDCYMLHWPDSWAYQGPLRELAARPPAEQESLTFPTDEDGERATEPVSLPTAWRQLEELHDRGLTRTLGLCNVSLPELTTVAATARVMPAVVQVESHPYLPQMALVEACHDRGIRVMAHSPLSAPGLLEEPVLQEIGENHGVGPAAVVVAWQVQRGVVPIPASNDTEHIVDNLAAARLRLSPAERAQVAGLAGPDFER
- a CDS encoding hypothetical protein (KEGG: hsl:OE2478R hypothetical protein); this encodes MSTASDTTLRTESLTTLHWVGAVLAVITGVLHLVLGVSFISEPLGWSFLAAGVGFLGGVAALLVDYRRRLLYLLGIPFTAGQIVTWYVVNAPDFSTLGYVDKLVQVLLIVVLVVLYRQAAA
- a CDS encoding hypothetical protein (KEGG: htu:Htur_3392 hypothetical protein); its protein translation is MSTAAGSLTEPEVLARTKRRLFPEEDGYVVADTQFSTANWLAGTETPERVRAALAPFNHVRVGSGYPDLVGVGAVGDDLLAVDRLGDEPPLVVVEAKGHTAAGSVDTGRGVVQAYDRLGEANAAYLAAPTGAITAQDRMLARELNVGVLAVDDGGVRALERPRVVGNRTTTETTAIRFQAGTQGVANQSFGLNHPKNYLGYALAQYHAEETETVVADRVVGAVDDARRGARFLGLLDGTPERLTSLGREVVRFAVEEHGSVDRALDRFADWAGSPQRFVDLAPRWGQMARRVVFTYPATTLLVEEIQHLHEDLHRAPTLVELVAYLHELHPTFAVELFVRGTERVRSRVLTSEGDLVRETLHDGEVYHAPTVFQLKAMLFHAGILEERGAEPSRLDPTEDDWGLRTVV
- a CDS encoding glycosyl transferase group 1 (PFAM: Glycosyl transferase, group 1~KEGG: hut:Huta_1991 glycosyl transferase group 1), whose translation is MCECGSKNVQAPELSVFKPTVGMARVAVLHNTLDFQGGADAVCLQTCAALAADHAVTLFTISETDPEALATRFGVSLGELTVVTPRGNGPLAKTLSAAAPWTGPQLAFRSVLLRRLFARHADGFDLAVSTANELALPLPSVQFIHYPQFRERRRRWLGVDPDATGGPSEWLNECWSRLAAPAAGEPANENTLLLANSAWTADVVDDTYGVRPAVVHPPVDQIDCSTSWAEREDGIVAVGRLAPDKRVMEAIAVVDALRERGYDSHLHVVGSAPRSYRRYAEKVAETAARREYVTLERDASRSRLETLLCSHRYGLNMKPREHFGMAVAEYAAAGMVAIAPDSGGQREIVDASHRFDSLSGAVDCLADAIDSGEPPTASRDRFASERFRAAMRGAVARAID
- a CDS encoding peptidase M20 (PFAM: Peptidase M20; Peptidase M20, dimerisation~KEGG: gau:GAU_3549 succinyl-diaminopimelate desuccinylase) — encoded protein: MASVTREEIDAAVEARRDEIVAFLSEFVAIDTENPPGRNYREGAEFLGAALDERGYDVEYVEVPESVVAEHYPSRSDRERVNVIGRKGSLDGVDVDGSDAPVRQPGTQGVPGDAADPEAAGAAAGPHVHFTGHFDVVPAGEDWTRDPFDATVEGEGNEAKLYGRGASDMKSGIVASLFAGDALEAAGVDFSTTTGSLSQSMTVDEETGGFTGLGYLVSEGHVSQSNTDYCVYTECFDGSRVCLGHRGVLKFRVVASGAKAHGCMAQDGVNAASALTDFLGRVEEYREELHDRTTDEPVTPESSRRADISTTMLDAGYSENVVPDRATATFYRVLVPEEGVEGARTEIRELMAATEERFPASTLEYEEIMFAEPAIVSADCRVSQVYTEEITRQLGESDFVVSPGSDDQRFVVNDAGIDECIVYGPGPLDQAHVADEYVPIERLVTATKVMAASTAELLGVLE
- a CDS encoding 3-oxoacyl-(acyl-carrier-protein) reductase (KEGG: bts:Btus_3057 short-chain dehydrogenase/reductase SDR~PFAM: Short-chain dehydrogenase/reductase SDR), which encodes MTFTDDAVAVTGAGSGMGRATAELFAERGANVVVVDIDGEAAAETVDRIEADGGEAISVIADVSDADDVQGFVEKTVDTYGSIDVLHNNAGIPQKSTPVEDVEEATWDQVQDVNLKSAFLGAKYAVPQMKEQGEGVILNTASTAGIRPRTGLSAYAASKGGMITLTKQLAYELAEDGIRVNAICPVATDTSMLPEFAAGDLSVEGMADTIPLGRLAEPGDIASAAAFLASDEASMVTGTALEVDGGRDL